One Sphaerisporangium krabiense DNA segment encodes these proteins:
- a CDS encoding ExeM/NucH family extracellular endonuclease, translating into MRALSRALAALAAAGVAIAGAVVLATSPAAAEPGTVVISQVYGGGGNSGAPLTNDFVELFNRSGSAVPLDGWSLQYASATGTGNFAANKLNLAGSLAPGQYHLVQLAAGTTPSGSLPAPDATGTLNLSGTAGKVALVRSPDGLACNGGSAPCSAEQRALVADLVGYGTANFSEGTPAPALTNATAGLRGEHGCADTDDNAADFTTGAPAPRNSATTPAPCGAEPTPSPTPTGSPTPTDSPTPTDSPTPTVTPTPTPTETPTPTPSPTGAPCELPATHQIAQIQGDGAASPLAGAAVRVEGVVTGDYQGAGQFGGFYIQDPTPDADPATSDGLFVFTTRPAATGDRVLVSGTVTEFNGLTELSPVTAVDVCGAGTVKPAKVRLPIAEGASLEPLEGVLVTFPEKLTVSEVYNLGRFGEITLSSEGRLFQPTDREGVDPSLNARRTILLDDGSNTQNPPTLPYHTAGSNTVRVGDTTTALTGVLTYGFNVYRVQPALPVAFQADNPRPAKPEKVGGDVRVASLNTLNWFTTLNKRGANTAEERARQLAKLVATLRGLDPDVAGLMEVENNGATALNTLVDALNAEVGAGTYKGVVAPYTGTDEIQVALIYKPAVVKPIGLPASSGDPVFRRPPLIQQFQRAKGGDGTSFTLIVNHFKSKGCDGATGPDQDQGDGQSCFNAERVRQAQAVLGLVDTYNLPNPVVLGDLNAYGEEDPIHTLEDGKLVSVSKKFLTKKDRYSYVFGGLSGELDHVLVGKKLLKLVTGATIWHINADEGRFLDYNTEFNPPYLYSPEAFRSSDHDPLLFGLDLKKN; encoded by the coding sequence ATGCGTGCTCTATCCCGGGCGCTCGCCGCCCTAGCCGCCGCCGGCGTGGCCATCGCCGGTGCCGTCGTCCTCGCCACGTCCCCGGCCGCCGCGGAACCGGGGACCGTCGTGATCAGCCAGGTGTACGGAGGTGGCGGGAACTCCGGCGCCCCGCTCACCAACGACTTCGTGGAACTGTTCAACCGCAGCGGTTCCGCCGTCCCCCTCGACGGCTGGTCCCTGCAGTACGCCAGCGCCACCGGCACGGGGAACTTCGCCGCCAACAAGCTGAACCTCGCCGGTTCGCTGGCCCCCGGCCAGTACCACCTGGTGCAGCTCGCCGCGGGCACGACGCCGTCCGGATCCCTGCCCGCCCCCGACGCGACCGGCACGCTCAACCTGAGCGGCACCGCCGGCAAGGTGGCGCTGGTCCGCTCGCCCGACGGCCTGGCCTGCAACGGCGGCTCGGCCCCCTGTTCGGCCGAGCAGCGGGCGCTGGTCGCCGACCTGGTCGGATACGGCACGGCCAACTTCTCCGAGGGCACGCCCGCCCCGGCGCTGACCAACGCGACCGCGGGCCTGCGCGGCGAGCACGGGTGCGCCGACACCGACGACAACGCCGCCGACTTCACCACCGGCGCCCCCGCGCCGCGCAACTCGGCCACCACGCCCGCCCCCTGCGGCGCCGAGCCGACGCCGTCCCCGACGCCGACCGGCAGCCCGACCCCGACGGACTCGCCGACCCCCACGGACTCGCCCACCCCGACGGTGACGCCGACGCCCACGCCGACCGAGACCCCGACGCCGACCCCCAGCCCCACGGGCGCGCCGTGCGAGCTCCCCGCCACCCACCAGATCGCCCAGATCCAGGGTGACGGCGCCGCCAGCCCCCTCGCCGGCGCCGCCGTCCGCGTCGAGGGCGTCGTCACCGGCGACTACCAGGGCGCCGGCCAGTTCGGCGGGTTCTACATCCAGGATCCGACCCCTGACGCCGACCCCGCCACCTCCGACGGCCTCTTCGTGTTCACCACCAGGCCCGCCGCGACCGGTGACCGCGTCCTGGTCAGCGGCACCGTCACCGAGTTCAACGGCCTCACCGAGCTGTCCCCGGTCACCGCCGTCGACGTCTGCGGCGCCGGCACGGTCAAGCCCGCCAAGGTGAGGCTGCCGATCGCGGAGGGCGCGAGCCTCGAACCGCTGGAGGGCGTGCTCGTCACCTTCCCCGAGAAGCTCACCGTCTCCGAGGTCTACAACCTCGGGCGCTTCGGCGAGATCACCCTGTCCTCCGAGGGGCGGCTGTTCCAGCCCACCGACCGCGAGGGCGTGGACCCGTCCCTGAACGCGCGCCGCACGATCCTGCTCGACGACGGCTCCAACACGCAGAACCCGCCCACGCTGCCGTACCACACCGCGGGCTCGAACACCGTGCGCGTCGGTGACACGACCACCGCGCTCACCGGCGTCCTCACCTACGGCTTCAACGTCTACCGCGTCCAGCCGGCCCTGCCCGTCGCCTTCCAGGCCGACAACCCCCGCCCGGCCAAGCCGGAGAAGGTCGGCGGCGACGTCCGGGTGGCGAGCCTCAACACCCTCAACTGGTTCACGACGCTGAACAAGCGCGGCGCCAACACCGCCGAGGAGCGCGCCCGCCAGCTCGCCAAGCTCGTCGCCACCCTGCGCGGCCTCGACCCCGACGTGGCCGGGCTCATGGAGGTCGAGAACAACGGCGCCACCGCGCTGAACACCCTGGTCGACGCCCTCAACGCCGAGGTCGGCGCGGGCACCTACAAGGGCGTCGTCGCCCCCTACACCGGCACGGACGAGATCCAGGTCGCGCTCATCTACAAGCCCGCCGTGGTCAAGCCCATCGGCCTCCCCGCCTCCTCCGGCGACCCGGTGTTCCGCCGTCCGCCGCTGATCCAGCAGTTCCAGCGGGCCAAGGGCGGCGACGGCACCTCGTTCACGCTGATCGTCAACCACTTCAAGTCCAAGGGCTGCGACGGCGCCACCGGCCCCGACCAGGACCAGGGCGACGGCCAGAGCTGTTTCAACGCCGAGCGCGTCCGCCAGGCCCAGGCCGTCCTCGGCCTCGTCGACACCTACAACCTGCCCAACCCCGTCGTGCTGGGCGACCTCAACGCCTACGGCGAGGAGGACCCGATCCACACCCTTGAGGACGGCAAGCTGGTCAGCGTCAGCAAGAAGTTCCTCACCAAGAAGGACCGCTACAGCTACGTCTTCGGCGGCCTCTCCGGCGAACTCGACCACGTCCTGGTGGGCAAGAAGCTCCTCAAGCTCGTCACCGGCGCCACCATCTGGCACATCAACGCCGACGAGGGCAGATTCCTCGACTACAACACCGAGTTCAACCCCCCGTACCTCTACTCCCCGGAAGCCTTCCGCTCCTCCGACCACGACCCCCTCCTCTTCGGCCTGGACCTGAAGAAGAACTGA